A part of Rhinolophus ferrumequinum isolate MPI-CBG mRhiFer1 chromosome 11, mRhiFer1_v1.p, whole genome shotgun sequence genomic DNA contains:
- the SCN2B gene encoding sodium channel subunit beta-2 isoform X1 yields MFLRVQKCSCNWKRTAAGGRKEDVAGVPPGRTMEVTVPTTLNVLNGSDARLACTFNSCYTVNHKQFSLNWTYQECGNCSEEMFLQFRMKVINLKLERFRDRVEFSGNPSKYDVSVTLKKVQLEDEGLYNCYIMNPPDRHRGHGKIYLQVLLEESPERDSTVAVIVGASVGGFLAVVILVLMVVKCVRRKKEQKLSTDDLKTEEEGKTDGEGNADDGAK; encoded by the exons ATGTTCCTGAGGGTCCAGAAGTGCAGCTGCAACTGGAAGAGGACGGCGGCAGGGGGCAGGAAAGAAGACGTTGCTGGAG TGCCACCAGGGCGGACCATGGAAGTCACAGTACCTACTACCCTCAACGTGCTCAATGGCTCTGATGCCCGCCTGGCCTGCACCTTTAACTCCTGCTACACAGTGAACCACAAACAGTTCTCCCTGAACTGGACTTACCAGGAGTGTGGTAACTGCTCCGAGGAGATG TTCCTCCAGTTCCGCATGAAGGTCATTAACCTGAAGCTCGAGCGGTTCCGAGACCGTGTGGAGTTCTCGGGGAACCCCAGCAAATATGATGTTTCAGTGACACTAAAAAAAGTGCAGCTCGAGGATGAGGGCCTGTACAACTGCTACATTATGAATCCGCCCGACCGCCACCGAGGCCACGGCAAGATCTACCTGCAGGTCCTCCTGGAAG agTCCCCTGAGCGGGATTCCACAGTGGCGGTGATCGTTGGCGCCTCCGTGGGGGGTTTCCTGGCTGTGGTCATCTTGGTACTGATGGTAGTGAAGTgtgtaagaaggaaaaaagagcagaaaCTGAGCACGGATGACCTGAAGACGGAGGAGGAGGGCAAGACAGATGGAGAAGGCAATGCGGACGATGGCGCCAAGTAA
- the SCN2B gene encoding sodium channel subunit beta-2 isoform X2, with amino-acid sequence MHKDAWLPRPAFSLTGLSLFFSLVPPGRTMEVTVPTTLNVLNGSDARLACTFNSCYTVNHKQFSLNWTYQECGNCSEEMFLQFRMKVINLKLERFRDRVEFSGNPSKYDVSVTLKKVQLEDEGLYNCYIMNPPDRHRGHGKIYLQVLLEESPERDSTVAVIVGASVGGFLAVVILVLMVVKCVRRKKEQKLSTDDLKTEEEGKTDGEGNADDGAK; translated from the exons ATGCACAAAGATGCCTGGCTACCTCGCCCTGCCTTCAGTCTCACGGGgctcagtctttttttctctttgg TGCCACCAGGGCGGACCATGGAAGTCACAGTACCTACTACCCTCAACGTGCTCAATGGCTCTGATGCCCGCCTGGCCTGCACCTTTAACTCCTGCTACACAGTGAACCACAAACAGTTCTCCCTGAACTGGACTTACCAGGAGTGTGGTAACTGCTCCGAGGAGATG TTCCTCCAGTTCCGCATGAAGGTCATTAACCTGAAGCTCGAGCGGTTCCGAGACCGTGTGGAGTTCTCGGGGAACCCCAGCAAATATGATGTTTCAGTGACACTAAAAAAAGTGCAGCTCGAGGATGAGGGCCTGTACAACTGCTACATTATGAATCCGCCCGACCGCCACCGAGGCCACGGCAAGATCTACCTGCAGGTCCTCCTGGAAG agTCCCCTGAGCGGGATTCCACAGTGGCGGTGATCGTTGGCGCCTCCGTGGGGGGTTTCCTGGCTGTGGTCATCTTGGTACTGATGGTAGTGAAGTgtgtaagaaggaaaaaagagcagaaaCTGAGCACGGATGACCTGAAGACGGAGGAGGAGGGCAAGACAGATGGAGAAGGCAATGCGGACGATGGCGCCAAGTAA